The genomic region GACAATGACATTGCAGTGACTTCATTTGATCCAGTGGAATTTGGCCTGATTACAGCATGCCGAtacaaaagcaaataaaaactaaaccttTTGTATGTGATGAGAGTGGCATCAAACATCGTGAATTGTATTTTGTTCTACATAATGAAACAAATGTATCTTGCTACAGCAGGCATCTGTTATCAGACCCAATACGAACACGCATTCTACTCATTACAATGGCGTACAAAACCTGAGCAGTTGTGCTCTGTAACTAAGAAAGAACTGTCTGAATGTGAACTTTGTTGTCACTGTGTTCAGTTGTACTCACCGATTTGATTCCTGCAACATTGGGATCATACAACTGACACACAAGCTCCGCCGTGTTGGAATCAAAGATGTCGACGGTTCTCTGATCGCCCAGGCAAACCCTGTCATCGGGGTAACGACCCACCACAATAAGGTCATATATAGGATGCCATGCGGCCTGGAGAAacattgataaaaaataaataaaagtttggcGTAGGACAATTCTTTGACCAGGAAATCACGATGTCGAGTCAACCAACCTTGATGGATGTGATATGTTGAAAATGTCTGTGTGGGTGCTGGATGATGTGCTGAGGCTTGGACCAATCGGAGGATGAATAAACACGGATCTGGTCATACTGATCCGTTGTTAGCAACTTGGAGCAGTCCAACGGATGAAAATAGGCTGGAAAGATGCAATAGAAAAAGCAAATGACACGTACAATGATATTCATCAACAtctgattatatttttttacctcATCAATGTGTACAGTGtcccacttttttgttttgtttttaagatgttaaaagggagagaaaaaaaatcactattgcTCTACCCTGATTTAGCACATTTCAAAAGCATGCAAATTTGTTCGAGCACCCGAGTTGACGGCCCTCTCGTGGGGCATGCCGTGAAGAAAGCTCTTCTTGTCCTTCATGTTTCTCAGGTCCCAGAGCTTCACTGTGTGGTCCACTGACGCCGTcgcaagcagccaatcacagcgtgGGTTGAACTCGGCGTGAGTCACTTTGGCCTTATGTAACTTATCACTGAAAATCTACAATATTGAAAGTAAAGCAAAAGGCAGTTATAATTACCATATGGGGATAAAGATGAAGCCATTCTTGTTAcatgtgaacaacaacaaaaaagggatCACGCACTTTCTGCCCATCTAAACCCAGCAGTTGGAGCTTTCCAACATTATCTCCAGTCACAAGCATTTGTCGGCTGATGGACACATCTACACAGCAGTACCAGGAACTGGGAGTGCAACATTGGAAATTTATGTCTTTAAAAATTTGCATTCAATTGTTTTCATAATACCTTAAAACGACTAAATAAGGTTGGGCATTTTTCCATCAGTCTTCTCCGCACTTTTCTCACCATAGGACAAAATCTTCAGTTTTGGATAGAATGGTGGCTGAGAGGTCCTCAAAGCTCTGCATAGTCAGTGTGCCCTCACCAGAAGCGACATACACTCTGGAGAGGTCCGTGGGACAAAACTTCATCCCTCCAATGAAGTCTCCGGGACCGTTCTACGCACATAAACACAAACGTGGGCCTTTTTGGGAACTTGCTTTAACTTGCTTGAAATATGTTTTAAACCTCATATCTGTATCTGTGAATACGCCCATCTGAACAGAGAACCAGCAGCAGGCTGTTAAGCACATCACAGCCCAATAACGCTAAGTGAGAGTGGGCTCACCCCGTTGATGAACACCCGGCGGCCGTGCTTGAAGTCCCACAGCTCGATTTCGCCACATTTCGATCCCACCGCCAGTGTGGTGGGATGAGTGGGATGCCACTCCATGCAGGTGACTCGCCGGGAGAAGGAACGGTTTGACGTGCAATAACGGTACGAAGAGAGTGAGTGGACAAACGGCTCCTGCAGACActgcaagtagaaaaataaagatacaaaaaaaaaaaagaggtgaacTACAACTGCTCATCAGTGATCAAGAATGGATCAGGAAAGTACACAATTCTGATTATGAGGGGTCCATGATTGACAGggccccttaaaaaaaatgtgcggaCCCTTGGTGATTCGCAATCGTAACTATTAGCTGAAAATGTACCTATTAGCACATATTAACTTATTTTTGCACTCTTTCTTTAAACCCATGACGCGCAAACCAATATAGAGGAAGGCTTTCATTGCTAGCTGATGAACAAATGGTACAGTAAGTTCCAAAcaccaagaaaaaaagatgaacaaatcatcagcccctaaaaaaaataaaataaaataaaaatccagtgttttatatatattttaaacaattttaatttaatctgGCATGCAGTTGGTTATCAGGATTTTATTCACCCAAATATACATCCCCCCGGTCCCCAAATGTGCAATGGCACCACTACTTATTCTGTTAAGACTTGTATTCTCATTGCACACCAGCTGCCGTACCTGTCTCATTTGATGATTACTACTTTGTCCCAGAGTGTGCTTGTAGATGTAGTGGACTatgtttttatgtccaattctaCTCTGGATCCCTGTACACTTGAGAGGAGACCCTGCAAAAACACAACACAGCAACAGACTATATCACGCCAAGTTAATAAAGGCACACTAACTACTCGCCCACACACCTTTATTGCGTGCCTCTGCATTCTTCTTCTCCCGTAGTTTAGCGGACAAAGTTGCACCAGACTTCTCCCCACCAGCCCTTCCCTTCACCTGAGCTTTTTTGGACTCGGTGCCATCTGACCTGGAGGGTTTACTTTTCATTTCTAACCCTGCAAAAATGTAGAGCTTGACTATAGGACAGGTTAACCGTAGTGAGTACTAGTACTAGCAGCTAAAAGACCACTAATGTTGAATAACAACACACGTGACTTCAAAACATGGCTGTTTTATAACTTGTGTTACCGTCGTTCCACGGCAGGTGGCGGTGTTTCAACCACTCGAGTATGTGAACTGTGAAGTGAAAGTAAAGCCACGTTCATGTTTTAGTcgccaaaataaacacaatctaTTTATATTTACTTAATTACCGGCTAagtacattttcaaacaaaaacaaaaaggcaaagcAACATACAAAAAACACCCTCGAATACGGTCCTGAACCAATTCGGAACGTTAGGCGACTTATGTCTACTGATAaagttaattattttaataattgtttaAGACATACAATCGATATAAAGTCCAAAACAACAAGCGCTAACATATTTTCGAGGAAATTTGCAATATAGTAAGGGCTTTCCTTGGTAACATGAACGCACCATGCAGGAAGCGGAACCACCTGATCACAGACGATTAATCTGATTGGCTGCGACCAGCTCATTTTGAAAACGTTCTCTCGTTTGAATAAAGGCgagggagtgagtgagtgagtaagtgaAAATCAACAAGAAGAACGTTGAATACAGAGGGTGCAGGCCAAAAATGACCAAACAAACGTAAGTAAACATGGCTAAATGTGAAATGTGTAGTTTGTTACCACAGAGAAGCGTGACATTTGTAGCTGGTGCATTGTTAAACGTTTTGACGATGTTTGGACGTCCATCTGAGTTTTAGTTGAAACGTTTAGCCTGCAGGGCTCTCTAGCCTGAGGGCCACATAGCATCTAGCTAGTATGTGACATTGTTTGCAACCTGACCATTAACAATGGTGTGAATAttaattctgacttttttttttttctttcagtaaaGGCAAAACTCCGCGTCGAccgcctcccaaaaaaacaagcgGCCAGAAAGACCCAGTTGGGGTGAGTTATAATCTGCTGTTCAACTATTAACTGACCGTGTTGTGATGCGCTATAGATTTCGTTTTATGGTGAACtaacatcattttatttattttctttctttctttttccaggTTTACTGTCGTGTGCGACCCCTTGGCGGAGAAGACGAGGAATGTTGCATCGAGGTGATCAGCAGCACTACCATCCAGCTACATGCGCCCGAAGGCTTCAAAACAAACCGCAATGGAGAATACAAAGAGGTGAATGATTTGTAGTCGCATCTAGGCCAGGGGTTCACACACAATCAATTTCAAAAGGTTTGTgtgtaaaatcttaaaaaataatgtgaGACCAGCATTTTCAGACAGTGATTAAAGTATTATTTTCCTTTGATCAAAGTATTATTTTCCTATGATAAATTAAACAACTTGGTGATCAAAATGCATTTCATgtaggtgtatgtgtgtgtatctcTGTTGTAATATTTTGTTAATGTAGTTCTTGACAAGGTGACATGTCTGGAATGATTTAGAAGGCAAAAGCAAACCAGCGTAGATGAGGCAAAATGAGAAAATTTAAATTTTCCACTTGTATTAAACATGCCAACAAAAGAAATGGTTTCAACATATTTATGTACTTACAATAGAATTTTTGAGCTTCTGAATGATCAAAGACTTGGAGGCCACCTACCTAAGTGCCTTTCAACTCGGCATTTCTGTGCTTTTCAGGGTGTTCTTCAAGTTTTGATCCAGTGTTTCTTGGGATGGTCACATGTTTTTGAgggtcatttttaattttgggaaCTGATATCTTTGTGGTAAATTTGGGAAATGTTGTACTTTGCAAATATGACAGTTTTGAAAGCGTGGAACTGTTGATTAACTAGAAAATGAGTTCAAGGCATCAGTATTGGAAAATGTGAACATTCAacctaaatattcacacatccatccattttcttgaccgcttattcctcacacgggtcgtgggggtgctgacgcctatctcagctagctctgggcagtaggtgggggatactctgaactggttgtcagccaatcgcagggcacacagagacgaacaactatccacgctcacaagcacacctagggacaattcggagcgcccaattaacctgccatgcatgtctttggaatgtgggaggagaccggtgtacccggagaagactcacgtgggcacggggagaacatgcaaactccacccaggaaggccagagcctggactcgaaccggagtcctcagaactgggaggcgaatgtgctaaccactcttccgccgccgccgccctaaATATTCATGATGTGttaaaatgaattcatttaattatttattcataatCATGCTGACGTGTGCTGATGCCATCTAAATGACATGGCTGTGAACTGAGAGCGGAAgtagttaacaaaattgttgatAACTTAGTTAAATGATTATTCATATTTAGGCACTTTTCCCAATTCCATGAATATAGGCTGCTAAATTCAAAGTAGAAAAGTCTGCTGGTTGTCTATACCACCATAAAAAGTAGCTTCTTTTGATGAGGTAGTGGTATTTGGGCATAAATTAGCCAGTGAAATTTAAAATCCGAcccttttgaaaaaaacaaccttttgaTGATCTTCTTCATTTGACAGACACAGTACTCCTTCAGAAAAGTATTTGGAGTGTTAGTATCACAAACCGAGCTCTTTGAGAGTGTTGCCAAACCTCTCATTGATGACCTCATCCATGGAAAAAATGGTAAGGGCACTTACCATTCCTTGTATGTGTTCCGATATCTTGTGCTTTTGCTGCTACCAGGTCCACGTCACTCCTGTTCTGTTTCTGTTGCTCGTTACAGGCCTGCTTTTTACATATGGCGTAACGGGAAGTGGGAAGACGTTTACCATGACTGGCTCTCCTGGCATGGGTGGACTTCTGCCTCGCTCACTTGACATGCTCTTCAACACCATTGGGCCCTTCCAGGCCAAAAGATATGTAAGTGCACTGAAACCTCCTTTTGTACACACGTTAACTCATTTGACCAATTTTAACTAATCTGTTTCTACAGGTCTTTAAGTCGGATGATAAAAATGGCATAGAGGTCCAGAATGAGGTGAATGCCCTGCTGGAGAGGCAAAGACGCGAAAATGTTTGCATTCCCAAAATGGCCTCATCCAGGTTCGCCTAAATTCTGTCAGTTAACACAAAACCTGCTTCTAGTTCACTCATGTTTCACCTGAACTTGTCGACTTGAATTTTAGACAAAAGCTGGATCCTGAAATTGCTGACATGATTAAGCTGGCGGAGACGTGTAAAGCGGATGATGTGGATGAAGACAGCAGCTACAGCGTCTTTGTGTCCTACATTGAAATCTACAACAACTACATCTACGATCTTCTTGAGGAAAACCAGGAGGATGCAATCAGGCCCAAGTAAGTCCCAGGAAATCAAATGATTGGATTGAAATGAAAACTCACAACACGTTCAGATCATTGCAATGGTGTGTATGAATGTAGCTGAATGTCAAATTGTTGTATTTTCTTCTTACCAGGTGGAATGGTGGAGGCACACCTGTGCGTCAGAACACTGAGTTCATGTATGTGACCAGTGAACACATAGTACAGCAAATAATCGCAGCCTGATGGAAAACTTAATACTTTTGTCGTTTGaaattgtgttgtgttttccATTAGAGTTGGCAATCCAGCTGCTTATTCATCTGTGAACCTTGACTCAAAACTTTGCCATTGCTGGATACATATACCAAATTATTTGTGCCTGTGCAAAACGGTATTCACGGTAGACTTCATTAAATATTTACCTCCTCAATCTAATGAGTCTTTCCAAAATATTTAGAACAATAAATACAGCTTTGGATTTAACATCTCTCAAAGCATCAGTAGGTCCCAAGAATATTATCTTTGCTTTATGATACAGATATGGATTGTGTCGGTGCACCTAATTTTATGCCAGGAAACTCCTGAGGCGTTTGCACAACAATTCTCCTAAGTGCATGCAGTGATGGCATCCTTTCTGTCTGTCGCCGCCCTGCTTCTTGTTGTCTTTGTCATGGCAGAGCTCCAGAATGTCCTTTTAAAAGCAGATACATTACTTTGTCTGCACCCACCTCCTCCCGAATCCTCCTAAACCCAACTTCACATGCAATCTGGTGTGTGTTTAGACTAACGCATTTTtccccttccttcctttctcatGCCATAGACCGCCACAGTCTAAAATCCTAAGAGAGGACCAGAACCACAACATGTACGTTGCCGGTTGTATGGAGGTTGAAGTCAAATCTGCTGAGGAGGCATTTCAAGTGTTTTGGAAAGGTGAGTTGTGGAAATCAGTAAGGAGACAAGAATGGGAACGTCAGGCGTATCTGTGCTGATGATCTTATATTTATCTGACTTGGTATTTTTGACCTATGGGTTGACTCTGACCAGGAAATGACCTCCATTTAATCTTCTCTCTGAGCAGGCTACGGAAGTATTTCAATATAGATTTTTAAGATGTTATCCGTTTGGTAGAGTGTGTTGATAATCTGCTGTGTGGTGTCACTAGGTcagaagaggaggaaggtggcAAACACACGGCTAAACCGCGAGTCCAGTCGCTCCCACAGCGTGTTCGTCATCAAACTGGCGCAGGCTCCGCTGGACGCAGATGGCGATGGCATCctgcaggtgagctggagctccTGATCCAATTAAattcaaattgtgttttttaaaccaaaattaTCCCACCATGACAACTTTATGTGGATATCAATTTTCAATTGGTTTCTGTATGAAAAGTGTTAACGAACATCCCGAATGTTGACCTGTTCGACTCAGTCaacttttttccacccccaGACCTCTAATAAAATGCTTTTGatttgagtagctttttttttttttcccccttcctgactttttattgtatttattcttgttttatttttttttaatgagaagaACCAGGTGGTCATCAGTCAGCTTTGTCTGGTGGACTTGGCAGGGAGTGAGCGGACTGGCAGAACGGGAGCCGAGGGCACTCGCATACGTGAAGCAGGTAGGATTTTAAAGCTGTTATTTCCTGATTTGACTTTGCGATTCTTACCTGATTTGCATTGCAAGTTTCATCTAAATGTGTTGCCTTGAAGGAAACATCAATCAGTCTCTCCTGACTCTGCGGACATGTATCGAGATCCTGCGAGAAAACCAGATGTGTGGCACAAACAAGGTTAGTGTTCAGTTGAATCATATTCCCTGTCCATGTTAGTCCACAATTTGATTATATACCCTTCTGCACTAGATGGTTCCCTACAGAGACTCCAAAGTCACCCATCTTTTCAAAAACTATTTTGACGGTGAAGGCAAAGTCAAGATGATTGTCTGCGTCAACCCAAAGGCCGATGACTACGAAGAGACCTTGGTCAGCTCAACGTGCATTTTTAACCCTTTTGTAAATGTTTCTCCTGTCTAATATCTTCTGTATTGTCCAGCTGGTGATGCGATTTGCAGAGATGACACAGGAAGTGGAAGTAGCTCGGCCAATGGACAGACCCATCTGGGGCTTCACGCCAGGCCGGCGCAATAGAAACCAGGCTTTCAAAGACGAGCTGTCTCGCAAGTTGGAGGAGCGTGGCGGTCCAATAGACAGAGGTAGTGTTGTGGAAATGGGCAAATCTGCCAATACAAGGATGAGAGAGATTGATATTAATTGAGCGATGTTGAAAAAGCTGGTTTTGATCATCTTGTTTTCCCGCAGACATCCCTTCAGTTTTGAACCTGGCGATGCACACCCTCCCTCCTCTCCCATCCGCAGAGGTTACAGACGCTCACGATGATATCACCCTGCCAAGGCTGATTGAGGCTCTGCAGAACCGACACAGAATCAAACAAACCATGTTAGAAGACTACAATAAAGCAGGTACTTGATCACATTTGAAGATCATTGCCGCTTGTCTTGAACCCGGAACCTTGTAGGCTTAATTGTCTGCTTCTTTTTGGTCTTTCAGCCAGCACGATGAGATCTCTCCTACAACAGCTTGACAGCAATATTAATTCCAAAGACAATTACATTCATGAACAGAACAGCAAGCTTTTGGAGAAGGACAAGATCATCCAAAACAACAAGACAGAACTTGAGCGGCTGGAGAAAAAAGCAAAGATGCTTGAACATAAAGTGAGTTTATGTCCGAGGGTCAACACTTGTCATTTCTCTGAATGAGCTGGTTCTAATCCCCCACGTCCCTGTTGTAGATTGACATCCTTCAGAAAACGACCAAAATCTACGAGGATGACAAGCGATCCCTGGAGCACGAGTTGGAAACGAGAGCTCAAAGGCTGCAGAGAGAGCTGTCTGAGAAGAGGCGCATGGAACAGCGCATGCACGGTGCCGTCACCGACACGCAGCACAAGTGGGAAAAAGAATGCGTGAGTACACAAACTTTCATTTTGCAAAAGCGGCATTATTCTGTCCGATGTCGAGCTTCCCCCCTCGCTGTGCAGGAGCGACGTGTGAACGCGATGCAACAGCAGATGCAGAACAAACTGTGGGTGAAGGACGAGAAGCTGAAGCAGCTGAAAGCCATCGTGACCGAGGGCAAGACGCCCGGTCGCCCTGAGCCGCCACCCCGTCAGACACAACCGAAGCTGACCCCCAGGGAGGAACGTGCGACCCCCAGGGAGGAACGTGCGACCCCCAGGGAGGAACGTGCGACCCCCAGGGAGGAACGTGCGACCCCCAGGGAGGAACGTGCGACCCCCAGGGAGGAGCGAGCCCCTCTGCCTGCAAAAAGATCCGCCTCACCCTCACCCATGGTATGCTAAGTTGAGAAAGCTAATTTAGAGAGCAGAACTAATTTTTGGTATACACTAtacattagggctgggaatctttgaccgtttcacgattcaattcaattatgatttttgggtctacgattcgattcagaattgattttcgattcaaaattatttgattgacagatgatttctgcttcaattaacagatatgcacaacatgtcatgatctactcagTCAtcttttgcaagacaaaatgacaaatagacatttttgttgttgttgttttttgttttttttaaacatttattaattttgtattgtaagtgcctttttccacaaaaacatgagggctacaactgccttttcatGTTGGTCATTGCCcacatttattttaactcattagtAATCGATTTAAAGTATTGAAAATGGCCGAAACAACTATAGTCAGTCTTGAACGTTTTAAATGTCTGAGAAGTGTACAACTTCCTTTTTCCTAACACTGTGGGAGCCGTGCAGCATTATGTTGCCTCCAGACTGATATGTGAATGTTATTTTAGACAATATTGAGTGAAGGTGGCTAGGTTAGATACATTTGAGCAAGCCTGATTTGATAAGATGGGATAGATATAACGCTTCTGTGCAGAAGACCTGATTATGACTCTTCTCTTTAACATGCTCTTAACTAGACATCGACGCCGGTTCGGCCCCTGCACCGACGGTCGCGCTCGGCGGGTGGAGAGAAGTGGGTGGACCACAAACCCGCCTCCAACCTGGAC from Festucalex cinctus isolate MCC-2025b chromosome 3, RoL_Fcin_1.0, whole genome shotgun sequence harbors:
- the ddb2 gene encoding DNA damage-binding protein 2 isoform X1, which codes for MKSKPSRSDGTESKKAQVKGRAGGEKSGATLSAKLREKKNAEARNKGSPLKCTGIQSRIGHKNIVHYIYKHTLGQSSNHQMRQCLQEPFVHSLSSYRYCTSNRSFSRRVTCMEWHPTHPTTLAVGSKCGEIELWDFKHGRRVFINGNGPGDFIGGMKFCPTDLSRVYVASGEGTLTMQSFEDLSATILSKTEDFVLCSWYCCVDVSISRQMLVTGDNVGKLQLLGLDGQKIFSDKLHKAKVTHAEFNPRCDWLLATASVDHTVKLWDLRNMKDKKSFLHGMPHERAVNSAYFHPLDCSKLLTTDQYDQIRVYSSSDWSKPQHIIQHPHRHFQHITSIKAAWHPIYDLIVVGRYPDDRVCLGDQRTVDIFDSNTAELVCQLYDPNVAGIKSINKFNPTGDVIGSGMAAAVVVWEKDECLFGDELPPQEETSSPAERPQRERTREQRASRGRRSGVDQSKLKKKLLSAHELETITKTKCTKNTR
- the ddb2 gene encoding DNA damage-binding protein 2 isoform X2, whose amino-acid sequence is MRQCLQEPFVHSLSSYRYCTSNRSFSRRVTCMEWHPTHPTTLAVGSKCGEIELWDFKHGRRVFINGNGPGDFIGGMKFCPTDLSRVYVASGEGTLTMQSFEDLSATILSKTEDFVLCSWYCCVDVSISRQMLVTGDNVGKLQLLGLDGQKIFSDKLHKAKVTHAEFNPRCDWLLATASVDHTVKLWDLRNMKDKKSFLHGMPHERAVNSAYFHPLDCSKLLTTDQYDQIRVYSSSDWSKPQHIIQHPHRHFQHITSIKAAWHPIYDLIVVGRYPDDRVCLGDQRTVDIFDSNTAELVCQLYDPNVAGIKSINKFNPTGDVIGSGMAAAVVVWEKDECLFGDELPPQEETSSPAERPQRERTREQRASRGRRSGVDQSKLKKKLLSAHELETITKTKCTKNTR
- the kif23 gene encoding kinesin-like protein KIF23 isoform X1 — translated: MTKQTKGKTPRRPPPKKTSGQKDPVGVYCRVRPLGGEDEECCIEVISSTTIQLHAPEGFKTNRNGEYKETQYSFRKVFGVLVSQTELFESVAKPLIDDLIHGKNGLLFTYGVTGSGKTFTMTGSPGMGGLLPRSLDMLFNTIGPFQAKRYVFKSDDKNGIEVQNEVNALLERQRRENVCIPKMASSRQKLDPEIADMIKLAETCKADDVDEDSSYSVFVSYIEIYNNYIYDLLEENQEDAIRPKWNGGGTPVRQNTEFIPPQSKILREDQNHNMYVAGCMEVEVKSAEEAFQVFWKGQKRRKVANTRLNRESSRSHSVFVIKLAQAPLDADGDGILQNQVVISQLCLVDLAGSERTGRTGAEGTRIREAGNINQSLLTLRTCIEILRENQMCGTNKMVPYRDSKVTHLFKNYFDGEGKVKMIVCVNPKADDYEETLLVMRFAEMTQEVEVARPMDRPIWGFTPGRRNRNQAFKDELSRKLEERGGPIDRDIPSVLNLAMHTLPPLPSAEVTDAHDDITLPRLIEALQNRHRIKQTMLEDYNKAASTMRSLLQQLDSNINSKDNYIHEQNSKLLEKDKIIQNNKTELERLEKKAKMLEHKIDILQKTTKIYEDDKRSLEHELETRAQRLQRELSEKRRMEQRMHGAVTDTQHKWEKECERRVNAMQQQMQNKLWVKDEKLKQLKAIVTEGKTPGRPEPPPRQTQPKLTPREERATPREERATPREERATPREERATPREERATPREERAPLPAKRSASPSPMTSTPVRPLHRRSRSAGGEKWVDHKPASNLDLGTVLQPIIPNSIKVSAPNEKVLSKCDRYVLTHQEVASDGEIQTQLIKGDVMKTRGGGQAVQFTDIETLKQQLTTIECRKRKSSEGDGVDENGGSLADVEKRCAVGMEMKAGATMGPGVEHHCITKRRKP
- the kif23 gene encoding kinesin-like protein KIF23 isoform X2; this translates as MTKQTKGKTPRRPPPKKTSGQKDPVGVYCRVRPLGGEDEECCIEVISSTTIQLHAPEGFKTNRNGEYKETQYSFRKVFGVLVSQTELFESVAKPLIDDLIHGKNGLLFTYGVTGSGKTFTMTGSPGMGGLLPRSLDMLFNTIGPFQAKRYVFKSDDKNGIEVQNEVNALLERQRRENVCIPKMASSRQKLDPEIADMIKLAETCKADDVDEDSSYSVFVSYIEIYNNYIYDLLEENQEDAIRPKPPQSKILREDQNHNMYVAGCMEVEVKSAEEAFQVFWKGQKRRKVANTRLNRESSRSHSVFVIKLAQAPLDADGDGILQNQVVISQLCLVDLAGSERTGRTGAEGTRIREAGNINQSLLTLRTCIEILRENQMCGTNKMVPYRDSKVTHLFKNYFDGEGKVKMIVCVNPKADDYEETLLVMRFAEMTQEVEVARPMDRPIWGFTPGRRNRNQAFKDELSRKLEERGGPIDRDIPSVLNLAMHTLPPLPSAEVTDAHDDITLPRLIEALQNRHRIKQTMLEDYNKAASTMRSLLQQLDSNINSKDNYIHEQNSKLLEKDKIIQNNKTELERLEKKAKMLEHKIDILQKTTKIYEDDKRSLEHELETRAQRLQRELSEKRRMEQRMHGAVTDTQHKWEKECERRVNAMQQQMQNKLWVKDEKLKQLKAIVTEGKTPGRPEPPPRQTQPKLTPREERATPREERATPREERATPREERATPREERATPREERAPLPAKRSASPSPMTSTPVRPLHRRSRSAGGEKWVDHKPASNLDLGTVLQPIIPNSIKVSAPNEKVLSKCDRYVLTHQEVASDGEIQTQLIKGDVMKTRGGGQAVQFTDIETLKQQLTTIECRKRKSSEGDGVDENGGSLADVEKRCAVGMEMKAGATMGPGVEHHCITKRRKP